In Papaver somniferum cultivar HN1 chromosome 9, ASM357369v1, whole genome shotgun sequence, the genomic stretch ATCAAAAGCTTGACCAGTCTCCAGGGTTACTGGCTCTTCAAACAACTCTCCAGTGAAAGGGCAGATAAAATCTTCAGGAATGCTGGAGAAGAAGGATTCTTCCCCAAAATATTCATCGTTTACATACTGCCCTGCACTGAGAAAATGTCAACACTAGCAGTCTTTCTGGATGGTTTTGGCAGCTATTGGAGTCGCCATTGCAAAAATAAATGCATAATAGTTGGCCAACACTAGAGATATGTATTCCTAAGCTTTTATTTTTCTCACCTTCTAAGCAGGAATTCATGTTGCCTATCTGCATTCAAAGAgggaaaaatataaagaaaacaatGTCAGAACTTCGAATTAAGTAGTTGAGAACAAAAGGAGGACTTAATACTTTCATACACATTCGTGAGAATCATTCATTGGCATGTCCTTGCAAGTAGTGGAATCATTAAAGCTCTCAGTCTGCTGCTGTTGGAAGACAGATGCCGCCAGCTTCTTGAGGATAAGTTCACTCACCTTTTTATGTGGAAGTCTTTGTCTTATTGAGGTAATACTTACTTCATCCTCTGGATCTTTTTCCCTTGGAGCACTCGTTCTGTGGGATCTTTGAAGTTTAGCAATAGCTGGTAATAGTCCTTCGTCTTCCGCCTACAGTTTATTCTTTTAATCAGAGAAAACCACTGCCGATCCACAAAGATTTGAGAAAATCACCCCTAAACTATAAGAAAAGTAAACTAGTTTTACTATGTACCTGACTTGTCGTATCTGCATCTGTGACCTTAGCAGGAAGTTCTTCAACAAGCTGGTTGCTATACTTTTCGTGTTCAGGAGAATATAATGTTTCAGTTCCATCTTTATCCGCAACAACTTCCACGACTGTCAAGCAGCTTTTGAAGCTCTCTTGCTCTTCTCTATCTTCCGCTTCAAATTCACCTTCCATTTTGTTTGAAAAGCCAAACACAGATTCATATAATCTTTTGCTAACCATAGGCTGAGATGACACAGAACTTACTGGACTACCCAGTTGTGATGAACTTCCATGTGAACCTCCTCCTGAAACTCCACGAACAGAAGTCGAAGGAATTTGAATACAGGGAAATGGTGGGGGCTCAATTTTTCCTGTAAGCCAATCCGTATAGTAAGTTGCCAACTGGTAAGTACCAGAATCTAGTGTTTCGTTATACACTTTTcgaagttgttttttttttcttctcagcaCTCGAAGTATCAGCTAAAGATCTCTCTTCTTTGTGATCCAAATGATAATCTAGATTTCATCTTCGACTTTCTGCTTTTGAATCCCTCTTCTGAAAGTAGATCTTCCAGAGAAGGCGACGACATTTGTCTTCCTCCCACACTTACAATTTCTGgacaataacaaaataaaaaaaccaaGTCAGAattttacaattttcaatcttgaaCAAGTTACAAGTTATTAATCAAAAAAACTTTCCACATACCCCTAATTAAGCTTACACATTACTATATGTAGATTAATGAAGCTTTGAGTTCTAGGAAAGTAAAAAACCCGGACCATTCCAAGTGGACATTGTTTATCTGATAAACAAGTTGGaatttcttctattttgaaagaGCAGATAAAACAAACTTCCGTTGGATTTTCAGTGAATGGAGAACTACAAGAGAACAAGAACAAGATGCCTTAACAAAGTAGAGAGTGTGACAAAACAGAAGCTGACAAGTGAGCGTGGGATCTGCAGGGCGAATCAAGCTTATAGACTGTCTTTCAGTTGGTTATTTTTGTTGTTACGTTATCTTGCAGGCCATCACCTGTTTCAACTGCCGTCTTCACTAATCAGTTTAACTAGTCTTTCTTTCAGTTTTAAATACCTTAAGTAAGATAACCACTGTAATATATTTAGACGGCAAACTACTGTAACTAATGTCTGGTGTTGCCAAATGCAAACTCAACGTCAGTTTGATGATCTGGCAATGCATTTCAGAGACAACTAGCGTCATTCTTTCTTTATCATGCTTTCCCACCGCCTGGATTGGTTTGGGCATGCAGTTGACCTCACGAAAATGATGGTCGTCATCGCAGTCATTTTTAGATGGTTTCCACAAAGGGCTTATAAATGCCGAAGTGAAGCACTTTAGGAACTTCAAAGGTTCTTGCCTTGTGAGACCATGCCTGTGCAATGTGGAGATCTTAATTGCAGTTTTCCTGGCGGTACTAGATGGAATACATAACAATTTTCTAGGATAGAAAGGGGGGAAATAATAAGCAAGCGTGACATGGATGACCGCCTCAAACTAAATCatgaattttcaatttttaagCTTTGCGTTGTTCAGACTCGAGCATTAATCACAATGTCATTATTCAACTTATCTAGAACTACTGCATCTTCTGCAAATTACACTTTCAGACTTTCCTCCCTCTAGCTCAATACCAGAACATTTATAATTTTAatatagaaaaatgaaaagaaacgaATAAAAACGAGAAGTTTATATGAATAAACTCAATCAGAAATCTGCCCTTGAGTTTTACAGGAGCTTTCTTCAATTGATGCAGTAAACTTACGCCTTTTTTCAGAAGTAGCTGTGATTACTGGCATCCACAAATCAGCTGTGCTACTAAGAAGCGTTTGTACCTGGGGATCTTCCGCTATAGCGGAAGTTATCATCTCATCTACATCATCTAACTTTGCTGATAGCTTGTCTAGTTCTTTAGCAATCTCCAACTGCAAAACAAAAAATtccaacatggaaacaaaattaGCAGTCAGGGATTTTTATACCCTAAACAATATAGTCATTCCCAAACAGAATTGATCAGAACATAAACCTCAAGAATACCTCATCCATAGTTCCTGCAGGCTTTTTTGGAACTTTGGTAACCTCTAACCCAAGTGCTTCAATTTTTGTGCGTAGCTCAACTTCTTCTTGATTGGTAAGGGACTCCACCTACACCATCATACTAAATATTAAGAGAATTATCGTGGAAACCAGGTGTGTGATAAAAAAACATGGTTCATAGAATCGAAGATGCGGGCATGACACTGATGACTAGCTTGACACCCATGTATGTGAGCATGCAGAAATGCTGACAGTTTCCCAGTACTTAATTTTGTATTAATTCATGAAAAGGTATGGAGGGTCTTGGCCTACCCTGCCTCTTGTGCAGAAATGCTTTGATATTGGAAAAATGCTGGTTTATCAGTCTAGGAAGTGAAGAGAAACTGTCATTAATAATTTCCATCAATTTGGAAGCCGCATCGGTTGCGGTTTACAAAGGAAAGGAACCAAAAGGAGGGGATATGGACTCCGTTTAGAATTCATGAAAGATAGTTTTGGACGGAAAATAGAAACTCCATCCACGTTTGCGGCGTCACATTAAACTTTTAGTCTTTATACTGCAGATGTCCCTGCAAACAATACTTTGCGAGATATTTCTCATCTTATGCGAGAGGTCATAGAAAGGATAACGATGCAAAAATATAGCAAAACTTGTGCGAAATCTTATTTATTCGAACATTTCTAACCACGAACAAAAAACGAAGCATTCCCATAAGCAAAAGCTGCATAAATTTGGTCACTGATTAATGCATAGTCAGATATTCTTGGCTCTAATATAAGACATTTAAAGGACTGAACTAATGTGGACTTCAAGTATCTTCATGCATTTCATAACCACAACTAAACTATTTCTTGCACTGGAATACGCTAAAACAGTTGGAGCGTAAAAGTAGACATTGGTTGGAAAAGACCAGTTcaatttcaatcattatttgtcTCAGATTAACACAGAGAAAGTAAAACAAATAGAAATTGGGAGTTAATCCACAGAGACTTCTCCATCTCCATCAGTTGGAATAAGTAAAAGCACCCTCCAACAAGCAGAAGTTAACCGAtaagaaacaaaaatgaaaactGGGAAACATTTCATAATTTTCTCTACCACTCCTATAAATCAACTTCAGTAATTGAAAAACTGAAGGGAAGGGCAAAAGTACGAATAAGAAGCCGGTAAAACCCTTGCCAGAAGTTTACATGTAGAAGTAGACATTTAAATGGAAAAATTGAAAATCCATCTATAcgcttcaaattttggaaaatgcAGATCACAGATTtatcaaaaacaacaaaacaaatCATCTTTGATCTAGCCGAAGAATCAGCAATTGTCGGAGCTGTGAAAATATGTCCTAATTGTTGTGTATTGGAATATTCATCAGAACAATTTACAAGGATTAATCATACAGTTTATTTCATTATAGAAATTCATTGTTCAAAATAGTGCAGGAAAAGAAGAATAACAGTAAAATGGAAAGTGTGATATCGGTAGTACCTGTTGAAGAAGATGGGAGAGAAGCTGAAAGAGCCGAGCATCTGAATTTCCCTCGCCAGGcattaggggtgtaaattttgcccggAAGCCCGAGGCCCAGTACCGTCCGACCTGTCCCATGAGAGCCCATGGGTGACCGTGGCCCTTTACAGGCTGGcccgacctagcccatttaaataagagggcgggcacaggccacaattcaaattttcttgcccggcccaataccctccctattatcccgtcaatgctacccgccatattag encodes the following:
- the LOC113312878 gene encoding putative E3 ubiquitin-protein ligase LIN — its product is MEGEFEAEDREEQESFKSCLTVVEVVADKDGTETLYSPEHEKYSNQLVEELPAKVTDADTTSQAEDEGLLPAIAKLQRSHRTSAPREKDPEDEVSITSIRQRLPHKKVSELILKKLAASVFQQQQTESFNDSTTCKDMPMNDSHECIGNMNSCLEGQYVNDEYFGEESFFSSIPEDFICPFTGELFEEPVTLETGQAFDRTAIKEWFDQGHKTCPVIGQTLKCHALPTTSFVLKRAIDHWKSEHRRNLQASACQIEGNQSAHEIRSKDERAILVLEQLLFCSTAEDRCASVKQLISLGGLQYLTQ
- the LOC113312879 gene encoding uncharacterized protein LOC113312879, producing MSFSGGGGFGGSIGGDGEDGVPESAAMEEKVGRYWASGFRAKFTPLMPGEGNSDARLFQLLSHLLQQVESLTNQEEVELRTKIEALGLEVTKVPKKPAGTMDELEIAKELDKLSAKLDDVDEMITSAIAEDPQVQTLLSSTADLWMPVITATSEKRRKFTASIEESSCKTQGQISD